In Mangifera indica cultivar Alphonso chromosome 7, CATAS_Mindica_2.1, whole genome shotgun sequence, the genomic window ttAACCATCGTTAGTGAATTCATGCACTTACCAAATGAAAGGTTAAGGCAGCAGTACAGCAATATAAATCATTTTGACGATGTCTGATGATATGAatgaatatctaattagatatttagataatacatcattattttattaaatattattttatttttattttaaaattatcaaatcacataatgatacattatcgGAACACTCAAAattaggtatacatagttttgttgattttaaattatatgattatgccAATATAAGAGATATGAAAAAGTTTTTTATCATGCATTTTCTTTCAGGGTACCATAAGGctaaacaaaaatgatattaaagaagttccaaatatttttctttgtaaccAACATCAATTCACTTGGCATTCAAAGATGATCTTGACTCTCTAAATGTCCTAATCTACAATACATCCTTTAGAAAACTTGCAGTTTTGCCTTTTAATAGGTTTCGAAACTTGCATTTACACCCCTAAAACCCAAACCACCACTGAATCTCCCCATTACTGTTGTTAACAATCGAGCCACGGAGCCAAGGCTGCCGAGAAACGTTTAAATTACCTAGCACAAGCCTATCAATGAAAATGTATTCTGAAGCACCAACAAGTACTAGCTTATGCAACAATACCACAAAGGAAGATGACTGCTCCAGAACACACGAAATAATGAGTTTAGATTGTCCTAATCGACTGATCAATCGACGGCATCAGCATATCATCAAGCAACCATAACAAAGAGTACCTATTGTTGAATCAGGAAATTTATTCAATTCTGTTATCAATTCTATCATGTCAGAAGGACCTCTACCGTTATTGTACAAATCTTCCGAATAGAATCCCACCACAAACAAGAGCACCGAACCATTTGTTGGACACAAATCTGCGATCCGAAAAATACAAACATTGAATGGAGTTAGCCAATTGATATCTACAGAAGAACAAACTTGAAAACATACGAGACTCAGATAAGTAAAACCCAATTTCTTTATTAAGTCATTTTCAACGTAAGGGCTGCTTCCACCATGTTTCCAAAAGAAAAgtgctctatatatatatatatatgcacatacgtatatatatcttttttaagcTGTTTCAACTACTAGAAGGAGTAAGATGGTTGAATGAGTATTTCCTCTAGAGGCTAATTAAGATAGAAAAAATCTTCATCTTCGCAGAAAGAAAGATGTTAACTCTATGGTTGGGAAAACTGCATATGTGATTAAAGCAAATACGCACTTTCTATTGCAGTCAGCACGGCTTGAAAGGTCAACTGTCCATATTTGCCGACCTAAATGCCCGGATGCTGCTGCCAAAAATGCATAATATGGCCACCCTGCCCCACAATAGAGTTCAAAAGATTAAAAGAGAAGTTTATTAGTAACATGACAAACAAAAAGCAAGTACATACCAATATCAGCATTGAATCCGCTGAGGGCAAGACCACTAACACAAGCAATTCCAAACCCAGAAATCCACTTCTTGGTTGAATCCCCAAATCTTAAAGCAGTAGACTTCACACCAACTTTCAGATCATCTTCTTTATCCTGTATCAAAGGCATCaagatcttttattttataCCAAGCCAAGAGTGATGTAAAGGTTTTTCCTCATCCCATTTGATCTTGCAACCATGAaatctttaaacaataaaactgcATAAATTGATGTAAATTGCAAAACCTAATGcacaaatatatttaacaataaacATAGCATAAATTGAGAATGGATAAACCCTGTGAAAATAAGGGTGTATAGAAAcccaaatcaataaaattgtgaACTTCAAGTTAGTTAAAAATATTGCAAAGATTTCTTAAAACATTCTGTAATTTCcctcaaagtctttatttttttttttcccccttaagTAAACAGATGATAAAagagaaatgatattttataaccCATGAATCTTCCATTGCAAAAAATTTCCGACAGATTAATAGTCTAATTCCACAAAAGGCTACAAAGCATTAGTGCAGCCCAAAGTAACCATAAGCTTCATTAAATGTATTATTGTTATACCTGATGTGcatatattgtatcatacaCAAGTGTCCAAAAAACTCCTGATATGTACATTGGAAACACAACAGCCGGATCTAAACTCCCTTTTACTGCAGCCCACCCTAACAAGGCTCCCCAATTAAAGGTCAAGCCCAATACGCTTGAGGCTGAACAagaatagttttattttacaaatacaTTAGTCAAACCTCGGCAGACTGTTCATTGAACAACAAAGGTATATAAACACCATTACCCAAAAGGTGAACCTCTTCATGAGGGGGTAAGAGAAGACTAGCAACAAGGATGACGCCCCCAAAATACGGCTGTTAGAGAAAAGATTGATTATGAGCTCTAAGGATCACAGACTTCATAGAAATGCAGTTGCCACTGATTTAACAAGATCAGCAAACTAAAACAgctgaaagaaaaggaaaactaTGCAGCAGAAACATTCTATCAGAATATAGTGTTATAATTTTACCATGGAAAAGTAACTGTGACACTACCTATTAATTCCAGGGGTTAGATTTGCATATATTCACGTAGCTTATCTTAGCTGATTGTAGCTTTGTAATTCAATgcatataaaaaagaaatcatatatCTGATTAAAAGTAAGCAATAAATTCCATTCATTCTTTAAGTGGGATCTCATTTGCAAGAAAGTAAcgatatatatttgaaataagattAGAAAAATGTTGCAGACGTTCATAATCACAAAAGCACGTATATTGTTAAGTTAATGCAACACCAACCtataattattcaattgaaGGAGAATCCCAAGACCCAAAAGCAATTGAAATCCAAGAAAACAAAGTCCTTGAAAATGTGTCAAAAGACCGCTAGCAACGGGCCTCAACTTTGTACGTTCCACCTGCATTCAGAATGATCTAATCTAATCAAGCCCCCAGAGTGCAACACAAAACCATTCAACTTATTACTACATGTTCCTAATGGtttcacaaaataatttaaaaatcaaaacaagtCTTCTATAAGTTCCTGACAACAATAACAATAAGAACATGTAATTTGTATAATTTCAGTTGGAATGCAAAAGTAATTACCTTTGTATCAATGCCTCTATCAAGGAGATCATTAACAGTACATCCAGCACCCCTTAAAAGCAGAGAGCCACAGCCAAATAGAGTCAACATCTTCAAATCAGGGAGGTGTCCAGGGGCTGCCGCCATTGTAATTGACCACATACAAGGCCAAGCCAACAGCCAAGTCCCAATGGCTTATCGAGGCGGGCAAGCTTCGCATAAGGCCTGGCTGTTCTGGGTAGAAACAAGTCAATCCATGAAATGTCATTGCTATTACTACCACtttctttctctcctttcttgGCTATACCTGTATGTGTAGTATAAATTCTAGCAATGGAGACGAATCTAAGACTTTCTTCGAGATTCGGAGTCCAACGTTGAAAAGGACGAAATGGGtttaaattagggtttaatACGGGATGAGCGTGAGAGATAACTGTTGATTTAGCCGTGTTGGCCAAGAGAGACAAAGAGGGTTTTAATAGTCTGAAACGTGAAGCTCGAGAAAGTAAAAAATTCGCCATTTTGATGAACTGTTTAACTGGGGCCTCTTTGTTCTTGAGGTGGTGCCTGTGTCTGATGGATCTTGCGAAAGAATGGATTCAAAGAATAAAGAGCGGCgttgaaaataaattagaattgcaaattaaaacaaatattttgatGTCAAAAGGAAAAGAACCTACTAAATTAAGCATTATCATCAGGTTACAGAAGGAAAAAGAAGCAAAGAAGATGAAGTATAAAAAACCAACACTTGTTTGACATATCAcagattaaattaaaacatgaaCTTCGATAAAAAGGAACctgcattttttttaattttaaattttgctcaaactataaaattttgtaaacatttAGGTATAGAAAAGTTTGATCAAACTATAAAGTGTTCAATgcgataatattaatttatttttaatttaaaattactcaatcaatatttgttattatatatatatatatatatatatatatatatataattttgtaaattttaaagaaatttgatttttttgtaaaaaaagttgaagttataatatttttatatctagATTGGTTTTTAACCCAATCAATCAAGAGATTAATCTAAATCTTAATAAGTGGTTAAactaatgatataataaataaatattaaaataatattcaatcaaataaaaatataatttaattataataatacctCGTGACTTGTCAATATAATCCTCGTATTTTCATTGCATATTATActtaatgttttaaaacttaaactaaattgattcatttaatcagtaactaataattaattcatttaatcagtaactaataattaattcaatatgtGTCAAAACTAAAACTTGTTTATGATTTAACTAtcaaatcaatttgatcaaACTTTGATGCTAATCATTTGTTTAAAACtaagaataaaaagattaataattaaGGAGGCATAAATACAATtgaactaaaaataattataattcaatatcCATTCATTcggtataaatatatttttaatttttaattttgtcataCTTATGTTATCAATCTCTTCAACCGATATGATATAAAATCGTTAGACGGCTCTTTGATGAGATAAGAGCCAACCCGTTTCTAAAAACATTGATAGTTCCATGAATAAAATCCATAATATTGTCTTCATTCCTTGTTAACGAAACGAGACTACAAATAGGACACTCTAAACCAAACCATCGCTTGAtgataaaaagttatttttttaaggcaCCACAAAACTTTTCAAGCCATCCATATTTTCTTCAAGAGTCCCTCCCTCCCCGCCCATGTTGTCTCCAAATCTTCTTCAGCCAACTAAATCAACTTCAAGCAGGCTGACGATGAAGGAGAAGTCTCTGGTGACAGAAGAGATGAAAGCCAAGGCTGAAGTTTATTACGGAGCTGAAACTTGCAGAGATAAGTTCATGCTGTTGTTAGCTGACAATGGTTTGCCCCTTGGTCTCCTAACGATTCATCATCAAGACATTGAAGAATGCGGGTATGTGAAAGAATTAGGGTTCGTGTGGCTCAAACACAAGGAGAAAAGAGAGCTGAAGTTTGATAATGTAGATGTGGTGTTTGACATTGAAGTTACTGCATATTTTGAACAGAACAGGATCAAGAACCTCACCGGTGTCAAGGCCAGAGAGTTCCTGATTTGGATTTCTTTGCGTGAAATTTATGTTAACAACAATTCTCCAAATGGGTCCAATATTACCTTCAGGACCCCTTCTGGTTTGTCCAAGTCTTTTCCCTTGTCTTTGTTCCAAAGCAGCCATGATTTCAAGGAGGTGAAGAACTCGAAGAGGAGGATATTTGCACTGTAAATATTTTTCACTTGAAGATAATTgtataacaaaattatcaaataaattgttCATCAACTGTAATGTATgcattttaatatattgaaaatattttaatttatgtttattctagGTTTATATGGTTTTGGAAGGTTAATTACGTTGGCTTGGTTCCTTCCTTGAAGTAGTGGAAGTACTTAATTAGAAGCAGAATATGCTGAAAAATAATGCTTGTTCAGTTGGAATATGCTTTTTTAATGGCAATTATGTTCTCTATTTTCTTTCGGTCTTCCACGCAACCAAAGGTACAGGTCACAGGAGCTTTGAGAAACTGTTGCTGTCATGCTCATGCAGCAACCAATAATATTGGCCAAACGAAAACAATCCAACTGGTTACCAGAAACAAACCACTTTtctctttaatattatttacacttACACCCAGCAAGCATATTCCAATTCCATACAGATTCTATGCAGCCCACTCTTACTGATTGTACTTTATTTTATAGGGTTAAATTCATTGCGCTCGAGATAAGAGTACTTTcataaatgaattgaattcaaacttattcaaaaattcaaatattattttcaaattcattgaTTCTTTTGGATTAAAAGTTTCAAACCAATATTAAGATAAACCTTACTTAAGATTCAATATGGATTGAATTTAACCTTAacactaatttttcttttttctatttatttttaatacattttataaggcaaaatttggaaataagaaatttatttaaagatataaCATCTAAATTGTTTCTCTAAAATttgtatactaataataatcactaatttttatactaataatcACATATCACAATAtcattgaatgttattttaaaactatttctaaatcatttaatcatatagttATACGTCATTATTAATACATAACTTAGTATTCATTAttagtgtatatataatttgtatggaAGGAGAATTAACATTGCTATTATACAATTAAGATTATCTTCCCATTCCTTCATCAATGCTCTAACAAATACCGAAAAAGGATCCCCGAAACATTTGGAATATCCCAACTAACACTTAAAGCCATCGCATTCCAAGAACAAGATACTATGGTAAAACAAGGCTTTGTTGTACTTAGTCTTAGTGGCTTGGTGCGGGTCTTCCACTATGAAAACTTTCATACGATGATCTTAAGAATTATCTAGTGAAGAACAATTCATGAGTAACCAATAAATCATGGCTCCTCCCGCATATCTGTCCTCCTCCTGGCCTGTTGCGCCAACCGTGCATCCCTCTCCCTCTCAAATTCCCGGTAATCAGCTCTTTGCAAAAAGGAAACCTTATCCAGATACTGATTTGAGCTCTTCTTATAAGCATCCAACTCCTCCTCCAGTCCCTTCTCTTCCTTAAACTCTCCCCAATCCTTCTTCGTCTTATCAAGCACACTCAGCTTTGGTTTCTTCTTAATCTGTTCGAGAACAGCATCAACAGCAGAAGTTGCAGGACCTTTGGCCTTTTCAGATGCCTCCTTTGAATCAGCATCAACAAGCTTCTTAACTTCAATTTCTTGACCAGCAAACTCCCGTACCTCAATTATCTGGACAAAAAATAGAACAGTGAATCATTATGAGCACAATGTTCAAAGAAAGCCATTGCAGGTTTTCAAACCACCAACCGATTAAAAAGAACTTAAATCTATCTTCAAGGCTAAAAACAGTTCACATAAATATTAAACGACCTAAACATTAGATTATGGAGGAATAAATGGGGAAACAACCCTTGCCCATCAATATTCAAATGATTCTTGAAAATCAATTCCAAAatataaggggaaaaaaataacCTACTATGCAAAAGACcatctttttgttcatataccCCACAAGGTCATTGTCAATACCAGGAAAAACGTTCTTATTACTAGAAACTCATTAAATTCTgaagagataaaagaaaaaaggaaaaattgcgATCACCCCGACTTTCCCCCTGCCTGCTGCAGCAGATGCAGCATCCCTGACTGCTGACAGAGCAGCAGCAGCAATTCTCTTGGTGTCATCACTGATGTCACTAGATCTCGTTTGTGGCAAGATGCCATCCTGCACATCTTGCTCAATGGATTGTTTCTTCATTGATGCAAATCCCAAATATTGCTTAAAGTTCTGCAGAGCAAAGTCAAGGGaaagcaaataaaattaaggTTCATTGTCCAAATTATTTCCAcggcaaaaagaaaaaatggggAAACCTCACATTGGTTTTTGTCTGCACAGTTGTATTCACAGATAAACTAGGCTTGGTTTTGAATGTCCTTTTAGGTACTCCTTTATTCATCTCCTCCCATATGGCAGCAATCTTCTTATCATAATTATTAGTACCATTTTGCTCAACAATAGATCCACCTTGTGGTGTGCCCTTTTGTGCCAAGCCTAGATATGTAATCCAACTctgtaaaataaaatcaagattgaAACTTAAAAAGCCAACTAATTTTGAAGGTAACtccactaaaaataaataatgagaaaatCCTCACATTGGACATCTGTGATGAAGTTTTATTTACAGTTGAACTAGGACTGTTAAAAAATGCTTTGAGCGTCTTATTAGAAGTCCCTCCATTCATTTGCTCCCACATGGCTTCCACTCGAGTTTTCAACTCTACCACAATAAAAGAACACATTAGCCCCTTTATTTTGCATCAATAAtccttcatttaaaaaattaactttggTAAATATGGACACTATGACATCATAACAaatgaacaagaagaaaaaatgaagagCAGCAAGTCCTAAATCCTCACCAATACCCTCAGGTTGAGACCCCAAGCTTCGACCACTAGCGACATTGCCTGAAACACAAATGTCCACGTGATCAACTGCAGGAAAACATAAATTGCACGCACACTTCCAGTGAATGGACTAATCCATCTTGACCACCAAATTTCCAATTAAGGTCCCATCTATCTGACAATCCAGGTAGCATTTTAATCCGCCccccaaaagaaaaaggaaaaaatcgCCCGAACCCGTATAAAGAATTCAAGCAAACTCAGAACATTTTTCCAAGTGGTAGCATTGAACAGTCAAACCCTAAAGCCTTAATCCCAAATCCCTAATCTCAAAAATCTACTCAATAGTCATACATAAACAAGAATTCCTatatcttctttctttattaaaaacttGAAGCGCTAGCAGTTAATATGAAGAACAAGGcaatacaaattcaaattaaatgaaattacttgaattttgataggaaagaagaaaaaataacacCTGAAACATCGATTCCACCGCTTTTGGTTTCCGCCATCGAGATTAAAACCTTTAGAAAATAAAAGTAAGACAAGTGGATTTGAAAAGAACTGGAATTAGGAAGGAACCCTAGAGAGATACTGAAAACTAAAAGGAGAACAGGGAGAGGGAAACGCAGAAGCTGCTCTGAATTAAACGTCGTCGTATAAACCAAATTCCTTTTATGCGCGATGGACCGGGCCTGGTCTGGACGCTTTGGCAGTTTCCCAATCTTCAATACAATAAAACATAAATGGTTCACATTAGCTTtctaaatattctttttattttccaatgaAATTTAGCGTAAGTTGATAGAATAATacaaatgaaaacataaatgTTTCAATTATTGCCAATGTTTTAAGTCATGCGTCACATCGACTGATCTACCAAGGAATCAATGATAAATCCGGTTTTAGTTCGAtgattaaaatttggtttaattatCAAATTCGATTCAACTATCATATTGAACCAATTCAACCATTGTGTTGGAGTCATGAACTTAATAAAACTCTTCTTCTAAATTGATATTAAGGATGAAGAAACTCCAACTTATTTGGAGAGAGTATCAATTCTAACTAATATCTTTGAGTTATTACTGTTTTTTAtagtattaattataaaagatacaAATTGAATCTTGGTTCAGAATGATGACTAAACATAAGAATCATTATATTAGAAACATTCATTGTTCAATATTAAGtaataaaaccatttttgaattataaatacatCATATTATTATCATCAATTCGTTCGATCAATTAAAATAATCGATATAAAGATCgacattttaattaaatcaatgtTCAATCTGGTTATAAAAACAtcagttatatataatatcactttTGTAAGTCTTCAACAATCACTAGGACATATGTATGAATGAACCAAATTCCATAACCAAGTAATCAATTAAAATCCAATCTCAAAATCTAGTGTTTGAAGTTAAAATCTTGATTATAACAttgaaaaaaccctaaaaatataaTGCATGAACCCCATGAATTATACCATATAAAGAATGCTAATCTATGCAAATActcaaccaaaaattgaaaaaaaaagaacaataa contains:
- the LOC123220100 gene encoding LOW QUALITY PROTEIN: 4-hydroxybenzoate polyprenyltransferase, mitochondrial-like (The sequence of the model RefSeq protein was modified relative to this genomic sequence to represent the inferred CDS: inserted 1 base in 1 codon), whose protein sequence is MANFLLSRASRFRLLKPSLSLLANTAKSTVISHAHPVLNPNLNPFRPFQRWTPNLEESLRFVSIARIYTTHTGIAKKGEKESGSNSNDISWIDLFLPRTARPYAKLARLDKPXGTWLLAWPCMWSITMAAAPGHLPDLKMLTLFGCGSLLLRGAGCTVNDLLDRGIDTKVERTKLRPVASGLLTHFQGLCFLGFQLLLGLGILLQLNNYSRILGASSLLLVFSYPLMKRFTFWVMVVLGLTFNWGALLGWAAVKGSLDPAVVFPMYISGVFWTLVYDTIYAHQDKEDDLKVGVKSTALRFGDSTKKWISGFGIACVSGLALSGFNADIGWPYYAFLAAASGHLGRQIWTVDLSSRADCNRKFVSNKWFGALVCGGILFGRFVQ
- the LOC123220529 gene encoding uncharacterized protein LOC123220529; amino-acid sequence: MLSPNLLQPTKSTSSRLTMKEKSLVTEEMKAKAEVYYGAETCRDKFMLLLADNGLPLGLLTIHHQDIEECGYVKELGFVWLKHKEKRELKFDNVDVVFDIEVTAYFEQNRIKNLTGVKAREFLIWISLREIYVNNNSPNGSNITFRTPSGLSKSFPLSLFQSSHDFKEVKNSKRRIFAL
- the LOC123220054 gene encoding uncharacterized protein LOC123220054 isoform X2, whose product is MAETKSGGIDVSELKTRVEAMWEQMNGGTSNKTLKAFFNSPSSTVNKTSSQMSNSWITYLGLAQKGTPQGGSIVEQNGTNNYDKKIAAIWEEMNKGVPKRTFKTKPSLSVNTTVQTKTNNFKQYLGFASMKKQSIEQDVQDGILPQTRSSDISDDTKRIAAAALSAVRDAASAAAGRGKVGIIEVREFAGQEIEVKKLVDADSKEASEKAKGPATSAVDAVLEQIKKKPKLSVLDKTKKDWGEFKEEKGLEEELDAYKKSSNQYLDKVSFLQRADYREFERERDARLAQQARRRTDMREEP
- the LOC123220054 gene encoding uncharacterized protein LOC123220054 isoform X1 gives rise to the protein MAETKSGGIDVSGNVASGRSLGSQPEGIELKTRVEAMWEQMNGGTSNKTLKAFFNSPSSTVNKTSSQMSNSWITYLGLAQKGTPQGGSIVEQNGTNNYDKKIAAIWEEMNKGVPKRTFKTKPSLSVNTTVQTKTNNFKQYLGFASMKKQSIEQDVQDGILPQTRSSDISDDTKRIAAAALSAVRDAASAAAGRGKVGIIEVREFAGQEIEVKKLVDADSKEASEKAKGPATSAVDAVLEQIKKKPKLSVLDKTKKDWGEFKEEKGLEEELDAYKKSSNQYLDKVSFLQRADYREFERERDARLAQQARRRTDMREEP